A region of Zeugodacus cucurbitae isolate PBARC_wt_2022May chromosome 5, idZeuCucr1.2, whole genome shotgun sequence DNA encodes the following proteins:
- the LOC105215481 gene encoding heparan sulfate glucosamine 3-O-sulfotransferase 6 codes for MFVMNWFNNLSNRSLAITLLICISLIYVSYTFNSCLLTSISRTFQKNPLRGLLFSDDVLTATSATPPSTNLSAPNDSANTNGVTSKHTPEALSLRNHDASAVRIVPLSGANNNTNNNSASNPPQEAADGSPKYRFLRQQGLHPSRHLPDTLIIGVKKSGTRALLEFIRLHPDVRAAGCEVHFFDRHYQRGLRWYRHHMPYTIEGQITMEKTPSYFVTKEVPQRVHQMNAATKLLIVVRDPVTRAISDYTQAASKKSDMKRFEDLAFVNGSFAVVDTAWGPVKIGVYSRFLEKWLKYFPLSQLLFISGERLIMDPAYEIGRVQDFLGLKRVVTEKHFYFNATKGFPCLFKSEARSTPHCLGKTKGRNHPHIEEAAIERLREFYRPFNNKFYQMTGINFAWP; via the exons ATGTTTGTCATGAACTGGTTCAACAATCTCAGCAATCGCAGTTTGGCGATAACACTGCTAATTTGCATATCCCTAATCTATGTATCGTATACATTTAATTCGTGCCTATTAACAAGCATTAGTCGGACATTCCAAAAG AATCCATTACGCGGCTTACTCTTCTCCGATGACGTGCTCACCGCTACATCCGCAACACCACCGTCTACAAACCTGAGCGCTCCAAATGACAGCGCTAATACCAACGGAGTAACATCGAAACACACACCGGAAGCTTTAAGCTTAAGAAATCATGATGCATCCGCTGTACGTATTGTGCCGTTAAGTGGTGCAAATAACaatacgaacaacaacagcgcgAGCAATCCGCCACAGGAGGCTGCCGACGGTTCGCCGAAATATCGTTTTCTCCGTCAGCAGGGCTTACATCCATCGCGGCATCTGCCCGACACGCTCATCATTGGCGTGAAGAAGAGTGGCACACGCGCGCTACTTGAATTCATACGTCTGCATCCGGATGTGCGCGCCGCCGGCTGTGAGGTGCACTTTTTTGATCGTCACTATCAGCGCGGCTTACGCTGGTATCGCCACCACATGCCCTACACCATTGAAGGCCAAATAACAATGGAGAAGACGCCCAGTTATTTTGTGACAAAAGAGGTGCCGCAGCGGGTGCATCAAATGAATGCGGCGACAAA ACTACTCATCGTTGTGCGCGATCCCGTGACACGTGCCATATCCGATTACACGCAAGCGGCCAGCAAGAAATCGGACATGAAACGTTTCGAAGATCTGGCCTTCGTCAATGGCTCATTCGCTGTGGTGGACACCGCTTGGGGACCAGTCAAAATAGGTGTTTACTCACGTTTTCTGGAGAAATGGTTGAAATATTTTCCACTCTCACAATTACTCTTCATAAGCGGCGAACGACTTATTATGGATCCTGCCTACGAGATTGGACGCGTACAAGACTTTTTAGGGCTCAAACGCGTCGTGACTGAGAAACATTTTTACTTTAACGCCACCAAAGGTTTCCCCTGTCTATTCAAGTCGGAAGCGCGTTCCACACCACATTGTCTGGGCAAAACGAAGGGACGCAATCATCCGCATATAGAGGAAGCTGCCATCGAACGTTTACGTGAATTCTATCGACCGTTCAACAATAAATTCTACCAAATGACTGGCATCAATTTCGCTTGGCCCTAA
- the LOC105215480 gene encoding uncharacterized protein LOC105215480: MYHFPDILVFLCLFGSGCFFGYYCKYAYVYDNLWVHWHAMLGAVIALALAGGLTLRKYLKRQHSYDHFYVIFYGLICYVISCCFMLTDNLNICFYFGFIGIGTTLIPCYSYISLRSSSQGVRPARIAFGNTLYFGGFAVGFSVFNEFEPIFCGWIFLGISLFMLAGVVVNEVLQHLGVHNYKVSFDLAFNLLNEEKLVFLPNKAIYALFVGRDDFYVKRNRQWFVVGVAAVLVLERALLYSSSYLQLAWSSTFAYMGTQHLYGPFMLYMLGCALGCALMARYKSKLLYLMFGVIKITALSALLGVYVDNATEQCFYFLCFYYTCIGVYSSVAFQIVLECTPLLYTESAFAVAYVMELLVLEALKYETLADDVWQELLGIGIFNILLTAVCIGLVCIFVPRSRGLIEMRNKLMGVRRRRPSTPPQTKLWNTNYFMYHDLQPDDVRCVKLDGNRVFQQYPKESEVKVEPPNVGERLASICSGKGTFY, encoded by the exons ATGTACCATTTTCCAGATATATTGG TTTTCCTGTGCTTATTCGGCAGTGGCTGCTTCTTTGGTTACTACTGCAAGTATGCCTACGTCTACGACAATCTGTGGGTGCATTGGCACGCTATGCTCGGTGCCGTTATAGCGTTGGCCTTGGCGGGCGGCTTGACATTGCGCAAATACCTAAAACGCCAGCACAGCTATGATCACTTCTATGTGATTTTCTACGGTCTGATATGTTATGTTATCAGTTGTTGCTTTATGCTGACGGACAACTTAA atatttgcTTTTACTTCGGCTTCATCGGCATTGGCACCACGCTTATACCCTGCTACAGTTATATTAGCCTGCGCAGTTCATCTCAGGGCGTGCGTCCTGCGCGCATAGCGTTCGGTAACACTCTCTACTTCGGTGGTTTCGCAGTGGGCTTTAGTGTTTTCAACGAATTCGAACCGATCTTTTGCGGTTGGATCTTTTTGGGCATTTCGCTCTTCATGCTCGCCGGCGTGGTGGTGAATGAGGTGCTGCAGCACTTGGGTGTGCACAATTACAAAGTATCCTTCGATCTCGCCTTCAATCTGCTGAATGAGGAAAAGCTCGTCTTCTTGCCGAACAAAGCGATCTATGCGCTCTTTGTGGGCCGTGATGATTTCTATGTGAAGCGCAACCGACAATGGTTTGTTGTGGGCGTGGCTGCAGTTTTGGTGCTGGAGCGCGCACTGTTGTACTCTTCCTCGTATTTACAGCTGGCCTGGAGCTCCACATTTGCTTATATGGGCACGCAGCATTTGtatggtccatttatgctctaCATGCTCGGCTGTGCATTGGGTTGCGCTTTGATGGCGCGTTACAAGTCGAAATTGTTGTACCTGATGTTTGGCGTCATTAAAATTACGGCGCTCTCCGCTTTACTGGGTGTTTACGTTGATAATGCCACGGAGCAATGTTTCTACTTTCTGTGCTTCTACTACACCTGCATCGGCGTTTATTCCAGCGTAGCTTTTCAAATTGTGCTCGAGTGCACACCATTGCTCTATACGGAGTCGGCTTTCGCTGTCGCCTATGTTATGGAACTGCTTGTCTTGGAGGCCTTAAAATATGAAACGTTGGCTGATGACGTCTGGCAAGAGTTGCTGGGAATCGGTATATTCAATATACTGCTGACAGCAGTCTGCATTGGACTTGTCTGCATTTTTGTGCCTCGCTCACGTGGTCTCATTGAGATGCGCAATAAACTGATGGGTGTGCGACGACGACGTCCATCGACGCCGCCGCAAACCAAGCTATGGAATACCAATTATTTCATGTACCATGATCTTCAGCCGGACGATGTGCGTTGTGTGAAGTTGGATGGCAATCGCGTGTTTCAGCAGTACCCGAAAGAATCGGAGGTGAAGGTGGAACCGCCTAATGTAGGCGAGCGGCTAGCGAGTATATGTTCCGGAAAGGGCACTTTCTATTGA
- the LOC105215478 gene encoding uncharacterized protein LOC105215478 — MAHKIANLWENFVNNFFLFAPTFVVCLTFLPCGLIFGYTICSLIAERNVNAGLIEYGPMIFGACSGFIIASIMFLVKFFKGRIIFWHIPILLCAGAFNLLASCFYFANGMDTAGAFISYFAYSLNYIAGLSFLHTTLHKRSRSIMLALAFCFFLLGTAAAVSLIGTSYTKPDNKINATANEVPDGLYVGFAGLYFSISVVILGVLIGLKVMDYFGIVDCQNILDNEFRIANSNGSIFDKRKDIIKRVKFLYVTKNQQWNVTLVVLFTEAIQYALFVYYIFWFVMNQAIRLTPVDNVDAMLWVVFAGSALCVLCVVFFSVKVTFVANEICLIVLTILSMIICSSVDTKIPLWFILFFFGVSFSNLQISIVEVSHFRYTELLFFVSYLAKLISTGMVYYYFVSNSKNSFFYSTDSSTIMAQGFVYLIITALVALVVGVKVPRTYCMTLFEIQYDLLGVIFKQHEIEQLDVTCLHDGSIPTISAHAHY; from the exons ATGGCGCATAAAATCGCAAATTTGTGGGAGAATTTCgtcaacaattttttcttgtTCGCACCAACCTTTGTGG TGTGTTTAACCTTCCTGCCATGCGGCCTCATATTCGGCTATACGATATGCTCACTGATCGCCGAACGCAATGTCAATGCCGGACTCATTGAGTATGGTCCAATGATATTTGGCGCATGCAGCGGCTTCATCATTGCGTCCATTATGTTTTTGGTGAAATTCTTCAAGGGTCGCATCATATTCTGGCATATCCCGATACTGTTGTGTGCGGGCGCTTTTAATTTGCTCGCAAGCTGTTTCTACTTTGCTAATGGCATGG ACACTGCAGGCGCTTTCATCTCCTACTTCGCGTACAGTTTGAACTACATAGCGGGCTTGAGCTTCCTACACACTACGCTACATAAACGCAGTCGCTCCATAATGCTCGCACTTGCGTTTTGCTTCTTTCTACTGGGCACTGCCGCGGCTGTCAGCCTTATTGGCACCAGCTACACGAAGCCGGACAACAAAATCAATGCGACGGCCAATGAAGTACCCGATGGACTCTATGTGGGTTTTGCtggtctttacttttcaatttctgTTGTGATTCTAGGCGTACTCATCGGTTTGAAAGTGATGGATTATTTTGGTATTGTCGACTGCCAGAATATTTTGGATAATGAATTTCGTATTGCCAACTCGAACGGCAGCATATTTGATAAGCGTAAGGACATCATAAAGCGTGTGAAGTTTCTGTATGTCACCAAGAATCAACAATGGAACGTGACCTTGGTGGTGCTCTTCACCGAGGCGATACAGTATGCGCTCTTTGTATACTATATTTTCTGGTTTGTTATGAATCAGGCTATACGCCTGACACCGGTGGACAATGTCGACGCAATGCTGTGGGTGGTGTTCGCCGGTTCGGCTTTATGTGTTTTGTGTGTGGTCTTCTTCAGTGTGAAGGTCACATTTGTGGCAAATGAGATTTGCCTTATAGTTCTAACGATTTTGAGCATGATTATATGCTCATCGGTGGATACGAAAATACCGTTATGGTTCATATTATTCTTCTTTGGTGTATCATTTTCTAATTTGCAAATTTCCATTGTGGAAGTCTCACATTTTCGCTACACCGAATTGCTTTTCTTCGTGTCATATTTGGCGAAATTGATTAGCACCGGTATGGTGTATTACTATTTCGTGTCGAATTCGAAAAACTCATTTTTCTACTCAACCGACTCGAGTACGATTATGGCGCAGGGCTTTGTGTATCTTATAATCACCGCACTTGTAGCACTCGTGGTGGGTGTAAAAGTGCCGCGTACCTATTGCATGACACTCTTCGAAATACAGTACGATTTGCTGGGCGTAATATTCAAACAGCACGAGATTGAGCAGCTGGATGTGACGTGTCTGCACGATGGCTCGATCCCGACTATTAGTGCGCATGCTCATTATTGA
- the LOC105215479 gene encoding protein-lysine N-methyltransferase EEF2KMT isoform X1: MKERSEKYTEALKYQFLCCYPLHCIDWDALPKELTWEQQKELVENTALHPLNKKYPTKISYQLNFLKRLLQQLEKHCEEVHDIVYESYCAVQQRVAKDTTEKYAYKHYVQPSLDVSFTLRESKSFVAEGTTGLCSWQASIALADYLVQNAEIVSGKCVLELGAGTGLCGMIALQCCGVRHMLLTDGSRECIELMKENVLRNFSEASEISDGEYGIKGKFLNLCELEWGAIDEMKLPNGFSTDVILAADVVYDDTVFDALTHAIDNVFKMKQDRCEMLLAATVRNEHTLNKFLNLLSTLDFQYAEKDLIPLDKCNFYWDRTTLVKIFHITRKS; this comes from the exons atgaaagaaagaagCGAAAAGTACACCGAAGCACTGAAATATCAGTTCCTGTGTTGCTATCCATTGCACTGCATTGACTGGGAT GCCTTACCAAAAGAACTGACATGGGAACAGCAGAAGGAACTTGTAGAAAACACGGCGTTACACCCACTCAATAAGAAATATCCCACCAAAATAAGTTATCAACTAAATTTCCTCAAGCGCTTGTTGCAACAACTGGAAAAACATTGTGAGGAAGTGCACGATATTGTGTATGAGAGCTACTGTGCGGTGCAACAACGTGTAGCTAAAGACACAACGGAAAAATATGCTTACAAACACTATGTGCAGCCGTCCCTGGACGTCAGCTTTACACTGCGCGAATCCAAGAGTTTTGTGGCTGAGGGCACAACTGGCTTGTGCAGCTGGCAGGCTTCCATTGCATTAGCCGACTATCTGGTGCAAAATGCTGAAATAGTTAGTGGAAAATGTGTACTAGAATTGGGTGCTGGCACTGGCTTATGTGGCATGATTGCGCTGCAGTGTTGTGGTGTGAGGCACATGTTGTTGACCGATGGCAGTCGTGAATGTATAGAGCTTATGAAAGAGAATGTGCTGCGAAATTTCAGCGAAGCCAGCGAAATTAGTGATGGTGAATATGGCATCAaaggaaagtttttgaatttgtgTGAATTGGAATGGGGTGCTATCGATGAAATGAAATTGCCAAATGGGTTTTCGACGGACGTGATATTGGCTGCGGACGTAGTATACGATGACACGGTATTTGATGCTTTAACACACGCTATAGACAATGTTTTTAAAATGAAGCAAGACAGATGTGAAATGTTACTCGCTGCAACAGTGCGTAACGAACACACgctaaacaaatttttgaatttgcttt CTACTTTGGATTTCCAGTATGCTGAGAAGGACTTGATACCATTAGACAAGTGTAACTTCTATTGGGATCGCACAACACTTGTAAAGATATTCCATATCACACGTAAAAGCTAA
- the LOC105215479 gene encoding protein-lysine N-methyltransferase EEF2KMT isoform X2 encodes MRSKREALPKELTWEQQKELVENTALHPLNKKYPTKISYQLNFLKRLLQQLEKHCEEVHDIVYESYCAVQQRVAKDTTEKYAYKHYVQPSLDVSFTLRESKSFVAEGTTGLCSWQASIALADYLVQNAEIVSGKCVLELGAGTGLCGMIALQCCGVRHMLLTDGSRECIELMKENVLRNFSEASEISDGEYGIKGKFLNLCELEWGAIDEMKLPNGFSTDVILAADVVYDDTVFDALTHAIDNVFKMKQDRCEMLLAATVRNEHTLNKFLNLLSTLDFQYAEKDLIPLDKCNFYWDRTTLVKIFHITRKS; translated from the exons GCCTTACCAAAAGAACTGACATGGGAACAGCAGAAGGAACTTGTAGAAAACACGGCGTTACACCCACTCAATAAGAAATATCCCACCAAAATAAGTTATCAACTAAATTTCCTCAAGCGCTTGTTGCAACAACTGGAAAAACATTGTGAGGAAGTGCACGATATTGTGTATGAGAGCTACTGTGCGGTGCAACAACGTGTAGCTAAAGACACAACGGAAAAATATGCTTACAAACACTATGTGCAGCCGTCCCTGGACGTCAGCTTTACACTGCGCGAATCCAAGAGTTTTGTGGCTGAGGGCACAACTGGCTTGTGCAGCTGGCAGGCTTCCATTGCATTAGCCGACTATCTGGTGCAAAATGCTGAAATAGTTAGTGGAAAATGTGTACTAGAATTGGGTGCTGGCACTGGCTTATGTGGCATGATTGCGCTGCAGTGTTGTGGTGTGAGGCACATGTTGTTGACCGATGGCAGTCGTGAATGTATAGAGCTTATGAAAGAGAATGTGCTGCGAAATTTCAGCGAAGCCAGCGAAATTAGTGATGGTGAATATGGCATCAaaggaaagtttttgaatttgtgTGAATTGGAATGGGGTGCTATCGATGAAATGAAATTGCCAAATGGGTTTTCGACGGACGTGATATTGGCTGCGGACGTAGTATACGATGACACGGTATTTGATGCTTTAACACACGCTATAGACAATGTTTTTAAAATGAAGCAAGACAGATGTGAAATGTTACTCGCTGCAACAGTGCGTAACGAACACACgctaaacaaatttttgaatttgcttt CTACTTTGGATTTCCAGTATGCTGAGAAGGACTTGATACCATTAGACAAGTGTAACTTCTATTGGGATCGCACAACACTTGTAAAGATATTCCATATCACACGTAAAAGCTAA